The genomic stretch ACAATGCGCAGCAATTGCTTCATCTCGTAATCGGGGGCGAATTGACGGACCTCGAAAACACCACGTTTCGGGACCTCGATAAACTGGACATCGTCGGCGTGTATCCGAGCTACGCGACGGCGCTCGCGGCTTGGAAAGCCAAGGCGCAGCAGACGGTCGATAACGCCCACATGCGCTATTTCGTGGTTCACCTCCATCGGTTGCTCGATCCCGGTCAAGATACGAAACTCCCCCGCTGACATGTCGCCCTGCGTTTCGCTGCGTTCCGCTCGCCGCTTTGCCGCTGGAATCCGCCCGCACCGATCTGAATGGCTTGTCGAATGCGAAGCCGGGACCGGCGAGGCCGAGCATGTCTGATCGCCTGCCGCTGACGTTGCGCGCCTATCAGCGTCTGTCGACCGCCGCGGCGCCGCTGGCGGCCGTTCTGATCGGCCGCCGGCTGAAGCAGGGCAAGGAAGATCCCGCGCGGGTCAATGAGCGACGCGGCATTTCCACGGCGGTCCGGCCGCCGGGGCCGCTGGTCTGGATCCACGGCGCCAGCGTCGGCGAGGTGCTCGCCGCCGCCGCCTTGATCGAGCGGCTGCGGGCGCTGGGCATGCGGATTTTGCTGACCTCGGGCACCGTGACCTCGGCGGCGGTGGCGACCAAGCGGTTTCCGGCCGATATCATCCATCAATACATCCCCTATGACTCGCCGCGCTTCGTTGCGCGGTTTTTCGAGCATTGGCGGCCCAGCCTGGCGCTGTTCATCGAATCCGACCTGTGGCCCAATCTGATTCTGGCCGGCGCCGAGCGCCGAATGCCGATGGTGCTGATCAACGGCCGGATGTCGCAGCGCTCGTTTCCGCGTTGGCGCCGCGCGGCGGCCACGATCGGCGCCTTGCTCGGCCGCTTCGATATCTGCATGGCGCAATCCGGCGTCGACGCCGAGCGGCTTTCGGCGCTTGGCAGCCGCAACGTCATCACCACCGGCAACCTGAAGATGGATGTCGCGCCGCCTCCGGCGGACCCGGCCAAACTGGAACAGCTGATGGCGGCCACGCGCGGCCGGCCGGTGATCGTGGCGGCCTCGACCCATCCGGGCGAAGAGGAAATCCTGATCGAGGCGCATCAGGCGCTGAGCACGCTGTTTCCGTCGCTGCTGACCGTGATCGTGCCGCGGCATCCGCATCGCGGCGAATCGGTGGCCTGCATGATCGCGGCCTCCGGCCTGCAAGTGGCGCTGCGATCGCGCGGGGAATTGCCGACCGAGGCGAGCGCGATCTATGTCGCCGACACCATGGGCGAACTCGGGCTGTTCTACCGGATGGCGCCGATCGTGTTCATGGGCGGCTCGCTGGTCGCGCATGGCGGCCAGAATCCGATCGAAGCCGTCAAGCTGCGCGCCGCGGTGGTGCACGGTCCACATGTCTCCAATTTCACCGACATCTACACGGCGCTCGACAGCGCCGGCGGCGCCTGTCAGGTCGATGATACCAAGGCGCTGGTGAAGCGGTTCGGCGTGCTGCTGGCGGATCCGAAGGAGCAGCGCAGCTCGATCGCGGCCGCAACCCGCGTGGTCGACCGGCTCGGCGGCGCGCTCGATCGCACGCTGGCGGCGCTGGAGCCCTATCTTCTGCAGCTGCGCATCGAGATGGGATCGGCCGATGCATGAGCCGGCCTTCTGGCATCGGCCGTCATCCTGGATCGCGCGATTGCTGCAGCCGCTCGGCCTCCTCTACGGCGCCGTGGCCGCGACCCGCATGGCGCAATTTGGCGTTGCGGCCGGCGTTCCGGTGATCTGCGTCGGCAATTATCACGTCGGCGGCGCCGGCAAGACGCCCACCACATTGGCGCTGGCCGCCTTGCTGCGGCAGCTCGGCGAGACCCCGGTGGTGCTGAGCCGCGGCTATGGCGGCAGGCTACGCGGCCCGGTCAGCGTCGATCCGGAGCGGCATGGCGCAGCCGAGGTCGGCGACGAGCCGCTGATGATGGCGCGCATGGTGCCGGTCGTGGTCGCCAAGGACCGTGTCGCCGGCGCGGCGCTGGCGCGCTCGCGCGGCGCCAGCGTGATCCTGATGGATGACGGCTTTCAGAATCCGGCGATCGCCAAGGATGCGTCGCTGATCGTGATCGACAGTCATCGCGGGCTCGGCAACGGCCGCGTCTTTCCCGCAGGTCCCTTGCGCGCGTCGCTTGCGCCGCAATTGGCGCGCACCGATGCGCTGATCATTGTCGGTGACGGCCCCGCCGGCGCGCCGCTGGCATCCGCGATCGAAGCCCAGGGCGGTCTGGTGCTGCGCGCGACGTTGACTCCCGACGACGCCTCGGTCGCCGCGCTTTCTGGCAGGCGGGTGCTGGCCTTTGCGGGGATCGGCGATCCCGCGCGGTTCTTTGTAACGCTGCGGCAGAGCGGCGTCGATGTCGTGGCGCAGCGAGCCTTTCCCGATCATCACCCGTTTTCGTCGGCCGATATCGATGGCCTGATCGAGATGGCGCGTCGCGACGATCTGGCCTTGGTCACCACCGAAAAGGATCTGGCGCGCCTCAGCATGCGCGCGCCATCATCGCCGCCGATCGTCGCCTTCGCGGTGACGATGCAATTTGGCGATCAGGCGACGCTGCGCCGATTTCTGGTCGATCGCCTAGCCATGGCGCGGGAGCGCAAGTTTCAAACGCAGTGAGTAGGGATCGGCACCGGCGCTCGATCAGCCCGCCGGCTTCAGCGCGGCGGGGTAATGCCGCTGCAGCACGGCCTCGGGCGTCGCATAGGCTTCCTTCAGATCGACGCTCCAGTATTTCAACTCGTCGAGTGGAATATGAACCCCGCTGATGGCGCAGCGGACATAGGTGCCGGGCGAGATCACGCGGAAATCGCCGTCCAGATATTGCACCTGCGCTTCGCCCGAGCCCGAGGGGCCGAATTTATTCAGCACGGTTCATCTCCAGAAATTCCGGCGGAAGAGGTCAATCTCCGGCCACCAATGCATATGATCTAGCACAAATATGCCGTGGCCGCGGCTTTGCAAACCACCCACTTGTGATGAATCGGGGTTTTTGTGCATGGTAATGTCGAATTTGCCGAACATTCCTGATGTCGAGGACGTTGCGCGATGCGCCTGCTGTTGATCCTGGCGTATGCGGCGGCGTTCGCGGCTGGCGATGTCGCGCACGCGTCGTCGCTGCCGGCGCCGCGCGCGGTGGAGATTCCGGACGGCGGTGGCACACTCCATGGGGTGCTCTACAAGCCCGACGGCGACGGGCCGTTTCGCGCGGTGATCGCGCTGCATGATTGCGACGGGCTGGCGGCGAAATCCGACCCGGTGCAGCCGCGCTATGCCGACTGGGCGAAACGATTGCAGCGGGCCGGCCGCGCCGTGCTGCTGCCCGATAGCTACGCCTCGCGCGAATTGGGGCCGCAATGCGGGATCAAGGACCGGCCGGTGCTGGCGCGTCGCCAGCGCGTCGGCGATATTCTGGCGTCGCGCCATTGGCTTTCGCAGCAGAGCTGGGTCGCGCCCAATCGAATCAGCCTGTTGGGCTGGGGAAACGGCGCCAGCGCGGTGCTGTGGTCGGTGCGGCCGCAGCTCGCAATCGATGCGCGCGGACCGGATTTTCACAGCGCCGTGGTGTTCTATCCGGACTGCCGCCGCTCGGCGCGGCTGGGATGGAGCGCGCGGGTCCCGACGCTGCTGCTGATCGGCGGCAATGACAATGTCAGCTCGCCCGCGGCATGCCGGCAGATGATCGACGGCGCCCGCGGACGCAGCGCGCTGGCCCGGATCGTGGTCTATCCCGGCGCCAAGCATCGGTTCGACCGCGACGATATGGTCAAGCGCGGCCATCACGGCGGCGATGCCGCCGCGCGCGCCGACGCGCAAAAGCGTGTCGCCGAGTGGCTGGGCGAATAGCAGTTGGCGTCTGGCGAAGCCCGAGGATTGTCCAGATGAGGTGACTGGCCTCATCAAGCGCCCGTCATTCCGGGGCGCGAGCAGCTTTGCTGCGAACGCCCCGGAATGACCCCACGTTAAGGCCGCTCCACTCAGCTGAAAGACTCGCTAAAACAGCGTTCCCTGATCGACCGGCTTGGCGCTGCGCTTGGCCGCGCTGGCGCGCGCGGCCGGCTTCGCCGCGGCCGGCCTGGCTGAATCGCCGGGATGCGCGCCATCCGCGGTGGCGCCGACGCGGCCGTCGGCGAATTCCAGGCTGAGCCTGGCGCCGGCGCCGATTGCGGCGGCGGCATGGATCGACTGGCCCTGCGCGTCGCGCACGAGGGCAAAGCCGCGCGCCAGCACCCCGCGATAAGCCAATGCGCCGAGCAATTGCCCGGCATGGCCGACGCGAGCCTGCTTGCGCTC from Rhodopseudomonas sp. BAL398 encodes the following:
- a CDS encoding dienelactone hydrolase family protein — translated: MRLLLILAYAAAFAAGDVAHASSLPAPRAVEIPDGGGTLHGVLYKPDGDGPFRAVIALHDCDGLAAKSDPVQPRYADWAKRLQRAGRAVLLPDSYASRELGPQCGIKDRPVLARRQRVGDILASRHWLSQQSWVAPNRISLLGWGNGASAVLWSVRPQLAIDARGPDFHSAVVFYPDCRRSARLGWSARVPTLLLIGGNDNVSSPAACRQMIDGARGRSALARIVVYPGAKHRFDRDDMVKRGHHGGDAAARADAQKRVAEWLGE
- a CDS encoding DUF2093 domain-containing protein, with amino-acid sequence MLNKFGPSGSGEAQVQYLDGDFRVISPGTYVRCAISGVHIPLDELKYWSVDLKEAYATPEAVLQRHYPAALKPAG
- the lpxK gene encoding tetraacyldisaccharide 4'-kinase; this translates as MHEPAFWHRPSSWIARLLQPLGLLYGAVAATRMAQFGVAAGVPVICVGNYHVGGAGKTPTTLALAALLRQLGETPVVLSRGYGGRLRGPVSVDPERHGAAEVGDEPLMMARMVPVVVAKDRVAGAALARSRGASVILMDDGFQNPAIAKDASLIVIDSHRGLGNGRVFPAGPLRASLAPQLARTDALIIVGDGPAGAPLASAIEAQGGLVLRATLTPDDASVAALSGRRVLAFAGIGDPARFFVTLRQSGVDVVAQRAFPDHHPFSSADIDGLIEMARRDDLALVTTEKDLARLSMRAPSSPPIVAFAVTMQFGDQATLRRFLVDRLAMARERKFQTQ
- a CDS encoding 3-deoxy-D-manno-octulosonic acid transferase, which codes for MSDRLPLTLRAYQRLSTAAAPLAAVLIGRRLKQGKEDPARVNERRGISTAVRPPGPLVWIHGASVGEVLAAAALIERLRALGMRILLTSGTVTSAAVATKRFPADIIHQYIPYDSPRFVARFFEHWRPSLALFIESDLWPNLILAGAERRMPMVLINGRMSQRSFPRWRRAAATIGALLGRFDICMAQSGVDAERLSALGSRNVITTGNLKMDVAPPPADPAKLEQLMAATRGRPVIVAASTHPGEEEILIEAHQALSTLFPSLLTVIVPRHPHRGESVACMIAASGLQVALRSRGELPTEASAIYVADTMGELGLFYRMAPIVFMGGSLVAHGGQNPIEAVKLRAAVVHGPHVSNFTDIYTALDSAGGACQVDDTKALVKRFGVLLADPKEQRSSIAAATRVVDRLGGALDRTLAALEPYLLQLRIEMGSADA
- a CDS encoding DUF4170 domain-containing protein, encoding MSNNAQQLLHLVIGGELTDLENTTFRDLDKLDIVGVYPSYATALAAWKAKAQQTVDNAHMRYFVVHLHRLLDPGQDTKLPR